One region of Macadamia integrifolia cultivar HAES 741 chromosome 11, SCU_Mint_v3, whole genome shotgun sequence genomic DNA includes:
- the LOC122092660 gene encoding probable tetraacyldisaccharide 4'-kinase, mitochondrial isoform X1, with protein sequence MENMKRMVSQIAYTHCRDFSNLPSLQRSLIPFLSFTSSLYRFLLSIRHQLYQLGFFRKHRLPVPVVSVGNLTWGGNGKTPMVEFISLCFAQAGISPLILTRGYGGGDEAKMLQRHLLQTPAKIGVGANRVRTAAWFFKRYGYTNPRSSGRAVFPQEHSTAYGDEVDMSFDSDKIGAVILDDGMQHWSLERDLEILMVNGMMPWGNGHLVPLGPLREPLTEINRADVAVVHHADMVSDKDLKDLVLMMQEIKENLPIYFTRLAPSHFFEVKNRYSKHPIEVVCGMVVLCVSAIGFANAFIQAIAKMGPLYVDRLDFNDHHLFEAKVRNFIFCLHYMIMSNFRSGNKYHIMGKHVAPVSSFYSFWTRFSSHCKREKNKTMNLDPLYLLSKLRSLLRACSRSCTEGK encoded by the exons ATGGAAAATATGAAACGGATGGTGAGCCAAATAGCTTACACCCATTGCCGAGATTTCTCCAACCTTCCCTCCTTACAACGCTCTCTCATCCCTTTCCTCTCCTTCACATCATCTCTCTACCGTTTTCTTCTCTCCATCCGCCACCAACTCTACCAATTGGGCTTCTTCCGGAAGCACag GTTGCCGGTTCCGGTCGTTAGCGTTGGCAATTTGACCTGGGGTGGCAATGGGAAGACGCCCATGGTTGAATTCATCTCTCTTTGCTTCGCTCAAGCTGGAATTTCCCCTCTCATCCTTACCAGG GGttatggtggtggtgatgaagCTAAAATGCTTCAAAGGCATCTCCTTCAGACCCCAGCAAAGATTGGTGTTGGTGCTAACAGGGTTCGCACGGCTGCTTGGTTTTTCAAACGTTATGGTTACACCAATCCCCGTAGTAGTGGCAGGGCAGTGTTCCCCCAGGAACACAGTACTGCCTATGGCGATGAAGTAGACATGAGCTTCGACTCTGATAAAATTGGAGCTGTAATTCTCGATGATGGAATGCAG CATTGGAGCTTAGAGCGGGACCTGGAAATTCTGATGGTAAATGGGATGATGCCATGGGGAAATGGCCATCTAGTTCCACTGGGACCTCTGAGGGAACCCTTGACAGAAATTAATAGAGCAGATGTTGCTGTTGTCCATCATGCTGACATG GTATCTGATAAAGATCTCAAAGATCTCGTGTTAATGATGCAAGAAATCAAGGAAAATCTTCCTATCTACTTCACCAGATTGGCTCCTTCACACTTCTTTGAAGTGAAAAACCGCTATTCCAAACACCCGATTGAGGTTGTGTGTGGAATGGTAGTATTATGTGTTTCTGCAATTGGTTTTGCTAATGCTTTCATACAAGCGATAGCAAAG ATGGGACCTTTATATGTTGATCGACTAGACTTCAATGACCATCATTTATTTGAAGCCAAGGTGAGAAACTTCATCTTTTGCCTTCACTATATGATTATGTCCAACTTCAGGTCTGGAAACAAGTATCATATTATGGGAAAACATGTAGCACCTGTAAGTTCATTTTATTCTTTCTGGACAAGGTTTTCATCTCACtgcaaaagggagaaaaataaaacaatgaatCTAGACCCTTTGTATTTATTATCGAAACTGCGTAGTTTGTTAAGAGCATGTAGCAGATCCTGCACTGAGGGAaagtaa
- the LOC122092660 gene encoding probable tetraacyldisaccharide 4'-kinase, mitochondrial isoform X2 encodes MENMKRMVSQIAYTHCRDFSNLPSLQRSLIPFLSFTSSLYRFLLSIRHQLYQLGFFRKHRLPVPVVSVGNLTWGGNGKTPMVEFISLCFAQAGISPLILTRGYGGGDEAKMLQRHLLQTPAKIGVGANRVRTAAWFFKRYGYTNPRSSGRAVFPQEHSTAYGDEVDMSFDSDKIGAVILDDGMQHWSLERDLEILMVNGMMPWGNGHLVPLGPLREPLTEINRADVAVVHHADMVSDKDLKDLVLMMQEIKENLPIYFTRLAPSHFFEVKNRYSKHPIEVVCGMVVLCVSAIGFANAFIQAIAKMGPLYVDRLDFNDHHLFEAKDTLMIRERLKKLQDEFDTKPIVVMTEKDYDRDPKFLKELAPFEVLVLCSQLHIVSSLVHTEKNFKKLLKRLLETNSV; translated from the exons ATGGAAAATATGAAACGGATGGTGAGCCAAATAGCTTACACCCATTGCCGAGATTTCTCCAACCTTCCCTCCTTACAACGCTCTCTCATCCCTTTCCTCTCCTTCACATCATCTCTCTACCGTTTTCTTCTCTCCATCCGCCACCAACTCTACCAATTGGGCTTCTTCCGGAAGCACag GTTGCCGGTTCCGGTCGTTAGCGTTGGCAATTTGACCTGGGGTGGCAATGGGAAGACGCCCATGGTTGAATTCATCTCTCTTTGCTTCGCTCAAGCTGGAATTTCCCCTCTCATCCTTACCAGG GGttatggtggtggtgatgaagCTAAAATGCTTCAAAGGCATCTCCTTCAGACCCCAGCAAAGATTGGTGTTGGTGCTAACAGGGTTCGCACGGCTGCTTGGTTTTTCAAACGTTATGGTTACACCAATCCCCGTAGTAGTGGCAGGGCAGTGTTCCCCCAGGAACACAGTACTGCCTATGGCGATGAAGTAGACATGAGCTTCGACTCTGATAAAATTGGAGCTGTAATTCTCGATGATGGAATGCAG CATTGGAGCTTAGAGCGGGACCTGGAAATTCTGATGGTAAATGGGATGATGCCATGGGGAAATGGCCATCTAGTTCCACTGGGACCTCTGAGGGAACCCTTGACAGAAATTAATAGAGCAGATGTTGCTGTTGTCCATCATGCTGACATG GTATCTGATAAAGATCTCAAAGATCTCGTGTTAATGATGCAAGAAATCAAGGAAAATCTTCCTATCTACTTCACCAGATTGGCTCCTTCACACTTCTTTGAAGTGAAAAACCGCTATTCCAAACACCCGATTGAGGTTGTGTGTGGAATGGTAGTATTATGTGTTTCTGCAATTGGTTTTGCTAATGCTTTCATACAAGCGATAGCAAAG ATGGGACCTTTATATGTTGATCGACTAGACTTCAATGACCATCATTTATTTGAAGCCAAG GATACTCTGATGATCAGAGAGAGACTTAAAAAACTTCAGGATGAGTTTGATACCAAGCCAATTGTTGTGATGACAGAGAAG GATTATGATCGGGATCCAAAGTTTCTAAAAGAGCTGGCTCCTTTTGAAGTTTTGGTACTTTGTTCCCAATTACATATCGTGTCTTCATTGGTACACACAgagaaaaacttcaagaaactGTTGAAGCGGCTTTTGGAGACGAACTCTGTGTGA
- the LOC122093397 gene encoding arogenate dehydratase/prephenate dehydratase 1, chloroplastic, whose amino-acid sequence MASKAVAVWGSYVSQLGREDSGSRRSGFALNWNRDIERSCKFGRIGVSGDLAALLATKPVEDENPASPTVELQRLVEQYGNNESKRLHKDVNSLPRPLSVTDLSPSAKNGLNVRVAYQGVPGAYSEAAALKAYPQCEAVPCDQFEAAFKAVELWLVDKAVLPIENSLGGSIHRNYDLLLRHRLHIVGEVQLAVNHCLLGLPGVRKEELKRILSHPQALAQCENTLSKLGVVRESVDDTAGAAQFVAASGLRDTGAVASARAAEIYGLNILEEKIQDDSVNITRFLILAREPIIPRTDRPFKTSIVFTLEEGPGVIFKALAVFALRDINLTKIESRPQRKQPLRVVDDSNTGRARYFDYLFYIDFEASMAEPRAQNALGNLQEFATFLRVLGSYPMDTVL is encoded by the exons ATGGCTTCCAAGGCTGTTGCTGTTTGGGGATCTTATGTTTCTCAATTGGGTAGGGAAGATTCGGGCTCTCGGCGTTCTGGGTTTGCTTTGAATTGGAACAGAGATATTGAGAGGAGCTGTAAATTTGGGCGTATTGGTGTTTCTGGAGATTTGGCTGCTCTTCTGGCCACAAAGCCTGTTGAAGATGAGAATCCGGCATCACCCACAGTTGAATTGCAGCGGTTGGTTGAACAGTATGGGAATAACGAGTCCAAGAGATTGCACAAGGATGTGAATTCTCTTCCAA GACCATTATCTGTAACTGATCTTTCCCCTTCAGCAAAAAATGGCTTGAATGTGCGCGTGGCATATCAG GGGGTACCTGGTGCATATAGCGAGGCTGCTGCCCTCAAAGCATATCCCCAGTGTGAGGCCGTTCCCTGTGATCAGTTTGAAGCTGCATTCAAG GCAGTTGAACTGTGGCTGGTTGATAAAGCAGTTCTACCCATTGAGAATTCCTTAGGCGGAAGCATCCATCGCAATTATGATTTACTTCTGCGTCATAGGCTGCACATTGTGGGTGAGGTGCAGTTAGCCGTTAACCACTGCCTTCTGGGACTACCTGGTGTGAGAAAGGAGGAGCTAAAACGTATTTTAAGCCATCCCCAA GCACTTGCTCAATGTGAGAATACACTGAGCAAGTTAGGTGTTGTAAGAGAAAGTGTGGATGATACTGCTGGTGCTGCTCAG TTTGTAGCTGCCAGTGGCCTAAGAGATACTGGAGCTGTTGCAAGTGCTCGAGCTGCAGAGATATATGGGCTTAACATACTTGAAGAAAAAATACAG GATGATTCTGTAAATATAACCCGTTTTCTGATACTTGCAAGGGAACCTATAATTCCTAGAACTGACCGGCCTTTCAAg acAAGCATTGTCTTCACCCTGGAAGAAGGCCCAGGTGTAATATTTAAAGCCTTGGCAGTGTTTGCTTTGCGGGATATTAATTTGACAAAG ATTGAAAGCCGACCACAAAGAAAGCAGCCACTGAGGGTTGTCGATGACTCTAACACCGGGCGTGCCAG GTATTTTGACTACCTTTTCTATATTGATTTTGAAGCTTCAATGGCCGAGCCTCGTGCACAAAATGCTTTGGGAAACCTGCAG